The following are encoded in a window of Paramormyrops kingsleyae isolate MSU_618 chromosome 12, PKINGS_0.4, whole genome shotgun sequence genomic DNA:
- the LOC140593546 gene encoding uncharacterized protein gives MEADSQTPLEVAALGRPFQLGMLYDCHKDCLITGITMWDLEDLKKNSDERIQHNTEFDVIASDSVEDKAWALDVDASLKASFLGGLVEVGGSAKYLKDTKASKKQARVTLTYKTTTKFKQLSMSHLGRGNVKHPYVFEKGIATHVVTAVLYGAQAFFVFDREVSESEDQQNIEGNLQVMIKKIPKLSVEGEASLKMTDSDKATVDKLSCKFYGDFALKQNPVSFHDAVDAYKTLPTLLGEKGENAVPVRVWLLPLEILDSSAARIVRQISVRLINQSQSVIEDFNEIEMQCNDITKRKVISYFPEIGRKIKSFKDMCLEYKSVFQRSLSSILPSIREGGTEECVLANILTKKKQSPLNSNKLKEWLDCKEQEINLLQVYTDMMEDTKILASKSELQSEILKNRDKNVVCFAFTSLGEEEPYLSCLRSHLKALSTAKLTEPTEEDGKDVEPCEFYFSDSVSEKMNKQVFLFIDFAKANKENKKTHFISASIANDKHKGASIYLYKDGINKNYHFEPPSKPERPNASDVTHDSVTIKLSHPQYGSSEITHYLVEYCANESDGWQFIKVSKSNLECTVSGLLPHTDYRFRYKAVCPAGVSLTSDESDSIKTLPTSPPGKPRQTYVGSEEITVTWTKPVIVGNGVSIENYVVEYRNKENENKSDWKKKTGKGEVYKITELQPDTTYDVRITCNCGESGQSKESLTVSVSTLSETLAEQIKQKSECLSKGVPSVYKVPLQEIHTNLDGCKRFAFGKENIREHRTIMVIGATGAGKSTLINGMINYILGVKWEDDFRFKLVDEGTSKSQAESQTSLITAYEIYYQDGYTISYSITIIDTPGFGDTRGIERDRAITEQIRTFFTSDNGISTIDAVCFVTQASLARLTHAQKYVFDSILSIFGKDIADNIQMLVTFADGQKPPVLEAINVSGVPCPRTENGIPVHFKFNNSALFADNSHSVNVKNSDDGNEEDGDDNFDKMFWRMGVKTMKKFFGALTSMEAKSLRLTREVLKERKELETAVTGLRPQIRAGLAKLGEIKRTRQIIHKATGVKLTAQEIRQEEEIEHLQKGVLDLIETSQRCLTRLNEIALKPNPLSIPEYIDLLIENEMAEAKAGFLQRIQSFEAESCDKLISSINSNFWFRTMCEVKIAIHFKLSNYDGAH, from the exons ATGGAAGCTGACTCACAGACGCCCCTGGAGGTGGCAGCCCTTGGAAGACCCTTCCAGCTGGGGATGCTGTATGATTGCCATAAAGATTGTCTCATTACAG GAATTACAATGTGGGATCTTGAAGACCTTAAAAAAAACTCGGATGAAAGAATTCAGCACAACACAGAATTCGATGTCATTGCATCTGATTCTGTAGAAGATAAGGCATGGGCTTTGGATGTTGATGCTTCACTAAAAGCAAGTTTCTTAGGGGGACTGGTTGAGGTAGGTGGATCTGCCAAATATCTTAAGGACACAAAGGCTTCAAAAAAACAGGCACGTGTCACCCTGACGTATAAAACAACTACGAAGTTCAAGCAGCTGTCTATGAGTCACCTTGGACGGGGAAATGTTAAACACCCATATGTATTTGAGAAGGGAATAGCCACACACGTGGTAACAGCAGTGCTGTACGGTGCTcaggcattttttgtttttgatcgAGAAGTGTCAGAAAGTGAGGACCAGCAAAACATTGAGGGGAACCTGCAAGTGATGATAAAGAAAATACCAAAATTGTCAGTTGAGGGGGAGGCTTCCTTAAAGATGACAGACTCTGACAAAGCTACTGTTGATAAGTTGTCTTGTAAATTCTATGGGGACTTTGCCCTGAAACAGAACCCTGTTTCCTTCCATGATGCTGTAGACGCATACAAAACTCTTCCAACTCTGCTGGGTGAAAAGGGGGAAAACGCTGTGCCAGTCAGGGTGTGGTTACTCCCCCTGGAAATCTTAGATTCTTCTGCTGCCAGAATAGTGCGTCAGATCAGTGTCAGATTAATAAATCAATCACAGAGCGTGATAGAGGACTTCAATGAAATAGAAATGCAATGCAATGATATTACAAAGAGAAAGGTTATTTCATACTTTCCCGAAATTGGTCGAAAGATAAAATCCTTCAAGGATATGTGCTTGGAGTACAAATCAGTGTTTCAGAGATCTTTGTCAAGCATTTTACCATCAATTCGTGAAGGTGGAACAGAGGAATGTGTGCTTGCAAACATCCTAACAAAGAAGAAACAGTCTCCTTTGAATAGCAATAAACTTAAGGAATGGCTGGACTGCAAAGAGCAAGAAATCAACCTGCTCCAAGTGTACACTGATATGATGGAAGACACAAAAATTCTGGCATCAAAGAGCGAGCTTCAAAGTGAAATCTTAAAAAATAGAGATAAGAATGTAGTGTGCTTTGCATTCACATCACTGGGTGAGGAGGAGCCGTATCTGTCCTGCTTGCGGAGTCACTTAAAGGCTCTTTCAACTGCAAAGCTAACAGAACCAACAGAGGAAGATGGGAAGGATGTTGAGCCGTGTGAGTTTTACTTCTCAGATTCTGTGTCAgaaaaaatgaacaaacaagTATTCCTCTTCATAGATTTTGCAAAAGCAAACAAGGAGAATAAGAAAACACACTTTATATCAGCATCCATAGCTAATGATAAACACAAAGGGGCAAGTATTTACCTTTACAAAGATGGGATTAACAAAAATTACCATTTTGAGCCTCCGTCAAAGCCAGAAAGACCAAATGCATCTGATGTCACTCATGACAgtgtgacaataaagctgagTCACCCCCAGTATGGATCCAGTGAAATCACACATTACCTGGTTGAGTACTGTGCTAATGAGTCAGATGGTTGGCAATTTATTAAAGTATCCAAATCCAACCTAGAATGTACTGTGTCTGGGCTGCTTCCCCATACAGACTACAGGTTCAGATACAAGGCAGTGTGTCCAGCAGGTGTCAGTCTAACCAGTGATGAAAGCGACAGCATTAAAACTTTGCCCACAAGTCCTCCTGGGAAGCCAAGACAAACATATGTAGGCTCAGAGGAGATTACAGTTACTTGGACAAAACCTGTTATAGTTGGGAATGGGGTCAGCATTGAAAATTATGTTGTTGAgtacagaaataaagaaaatgaaaataagtcagactggaaaaaaaagactGGTAAAGGTGAAGTCTATAAAATTACTGAGTTACAGCCAGATACAACATATGATGTTAGAATTACATGCAATTGTGGTGAATCTGGTCAAAGCAAAGAAAGTCTGACAGTCTCTGTTTCAACATTGTCAGAGACACTAGCTGAACAGATAAAACAAAAGAGTGAATGTCTCAGCAAAGGGGTCCCCTCTGTGTACAAGGTTCCCCTGCAGGAGATACACACAAACTTAGATGGATGCAAGAGATTTGCTTTTGGCAAAGAGAACATCAGGGAACATCGAACCATTATGGTCATTGGGGCAACTGGAGCAGGAAAATCAACCTTAATAAACGGAATGATCAACTATATTTTGGGTGTTAAGTGGGAAGACGATTTCCGATTCAAATTAGTTGATGAGGGGACTTCAAAATCACAAGCAGAGAGTCAAACATCCCTTATCACTGCCTATGAAATTTACTATCAAGATGGATATACAATAAGCTACTCCATCACTATCATTGACACCCCAGGTTTTGGTGACACAAGAGgaatagagagagacagagcaatCACTGAACAGATCCGGACATTTTTCACCTCTGACAACGGCATCAGCACTATAGATGCAGTCTGCTTCGTAACTCAGGCCTCACTGGCACGACTAACACATGCACAGAAATATGTGTTTGACTCCATACTTTCCATTTTTGGTAAAGACATAGCAGACAATATCCAGATGCTTGTGACGTTTGCAGATGGACAGAAGCCCCCAGTTCTAGAGGCCATCAACGTGTCTGGTGTACCATGTCCGAGAACAGAAAATGGGATTCCTGTTCACTTCAAATTCAACAATTCAGCACTGTTTGCAGACAATTCTCATTCAGTCAATGTGAAAAATAGTGATGATGGAAATGAGGAAGATGGTGATGACAACTTTGACAAGATGTTCTGGAGAATGGGTGTGAAGACCATGAAGAAGTTTTTTGGTGCCTTAACAAGTATGGAAGCCAAGAGCTTGAGGCTAACTAGGGAAGTCCTCAAAGAACGCAAAGAGCTGGAAACTGCAGTCACAGGTCTGCGACCACAGATCCGAGCTGGTTTGGCCAAACTGGGTGAAATCAAAAGGACCCGACAAATAATTCACAAAGCCACTGGTGTCAAACTGACAGCTCAGGAAATAAGACAAGAGGAGGAAATTGAACATCTTCAAAAAGGAGTACTGGATCTAATTGAAACATCGCAAAGGTGTTTAACTCGACTAAATGAAATCGCTTTAAAGCCCAACCCACTTTCTATACCAGAATACATTGATCTGCTGATTGAAAATGAAATGGCAGAAGCTAAAGCTGGATTCCTGCAGCGAATTCAATCATTTGAAGCAGAATCATGTGATAAATTGATTTCATCGATTAATTCAAATTTCTGGTTTAGAACGATGTGTGAAGTGAAAATCGCAATTCACTTTAAACTATCTAATTATGATGGAGCCCATTAA